One genomic segment of Methanothermobacter tenebrarum includes these proteins:
- a CDS encoding phosphate uptake regulator PhoU — MSRRNATLKAIIDVILYENPSTQDEIAKKLGITRRYVTKLLRPLIRKGVVKRAYMVDLQRFEEFADVFGEEVTSREYAGSFFIKELLRDMAGHVCKQLEKSFQALADYDKELADEALRMDYVTNHMHEKIRSSVDTAIAMNPYSEFGRAVVFTEIAYDLERIGDHSGIIANFTVKEAYPVDPEIMDYLRRMYETAVRMVKKAMKAFLNEKLELRDDVMKLEKEMHRIQRKALNCIATQMAETSFDKKERSTYYISLSRIVKTFERIGDISVEIVDTAVEFYMNIPRTTTPERFRRL, encoded by the coding sequence ATGTCCCGGAGGAACGCTACCCTTAAGGCTATAATTGATGTGATATTATATGAAAATCCTTCCACGCAGGATGAGATCGCTAAAAAGTTGGGGATTACACGGCGTTATGTTACTAAATTACTTAGGCCGCTTATAAGGAAGGGTGTTGTTAAGAGGGCTTATATGGTTGATCTTCAAAGATTTGAGGAATTTGCAGATGTTTTTGGCGAGGAGGTGACTTCAAGGGAGTATGCTGGAAGTTTTTTCATTAAGGAGCTTTTGAGGGATATGGCGGGGCATGTTTGTAAGCAGCTTGAAAAGTCATTTCAAGCTCTTGCCGATTATGATAAAGAGCTTGCAGATGAAGCTCTTAGGATGGATTATGTTACTAATCATATGCATGAGAAGATCAGGTCTTCAGTTGATACTGCAATTGCTATGAATCCATATTCTGAGTTTGGGAGGGCTGTGGTGTTCACTGAGATAGCATATGATCTTGAACGTATAGGTGACCATTCAGGTATAATAGCCAATTTCACGGTTAAGGAGGCGTATCCTGTAGATCCTGAGATTATGGATTATCTTCGTAGGATGTATGAAACTGCTGTTAGAATGGTTAAAAAGGCTATGAAAGCTTTCCTTAATGAAAAATTGGAACTTAGAGATGATGTTATGAAACTTGAGAAGGAGATGCATAGGATACAGAGAAAAGCGCTTAATTGTATTGCTACTCAGATGGCTGAAACCTCTTTTGATAAGAAAGAGCGTTCAACATATTATATTTCGCTTTCAAGGATAGTTAAGACCTTTGAGAGAATAGGAGATATTTCTGTGGAGATCGTGGATACTGCAGTTGAATTCTATATGAATATTCCACGGACAACTACTCCCGAGAGGTTCAGGAGGCTATAA
- a CDS encoding citryl-CoA lyase — MITEKSLKEIFKVNICRWKTAITLIEKDCIITRGYLIEDLIENYSFAEVIFLLLMGELPSKNKSKMLNAILVSFCDHGVTPPSTQVARLTRSTGSSLNTSLAAGLLAFGENHAGAIEKAMKLFQETINSCKSHKDIPVLAEKIVEEHLEKGKKIPGYGHRYHHKDPRATKILKIGKELKCTGPHTELAKEIEKILYNSKKIHLNIDGANAAILSDIGFHWSTGTGIFMIGRLPGLIAHINEEAQEKPFRKTLKLEEIQYHGKKPKKKLQNQKINFSVPSGISTQKNF, encoded by the coding sequence ATGATAACAGAAAAATCCTTAAAAGAAATTTTTAAGGTTAATATTTGTCGCTGGAAGACAGCCATAACCCTCATCGAAAAAGATTGTATAATTACACGCGGTTATTTAATAGAAGATTTGATTGAAAATTATTCTTTCGCTGAAGTCATATTCCTACTATTAATGGGCGAGTTACCATCTAAAAATAAATCCAAAATGCTTAATGCCATATTGGTATCCTTCTGCGATCATGGTGTTACACCACCAAGCACACAAGTCGCCCGCCTCACCAGATCAACGGGTTCATCTCTAAACACTTCTCTAGCCGCTGGTTTATTAGCCTTCGGCGAAAACCACGCTGGAGCCATAGAAAAGGCTATGAAATTATTCCAAGAAACCATAAATTCATGTAAATCCCACAAAGATATACCAGTATTAGCAGAAAAAATCGTAGAAGAACACCTAGAAAAGGGAAAGAAAATACCTGGTTACGGTCACAGATACCACCACAAAGACCCCAGAGCAACGAAAATATTAAAAATAGGAAAAGAACTAAAATGCACAGGACCACACACAGAATTAGCAAAAGAAATAGAAAAAATACTATACAATTCCAAAAAAATACACCTAAATATCGATGGAGCCAACGCAGCAATACTATCAGACATAGGATTCCACTGGAGCACAGGAACTGGAATATTCATGATAGGAAGATTACCAGGACTAATAGCCCACATAAACGAAGAAGCACAAGAAAAACCATTCAGAAAAACCTTAAAGCTCGAAGAAATACAATATCATGGAAAAAAACCAAAGAAAAAGTTGCAAAATCAAAAAATCAACTTTAGCGTGCCATCTGGTATATCAACCCAAAAAAACTTCTAG